One genomic segment of Pandoraea thiooxydans includes these proteins:
- a CDS encoding high-potential iron-sulfur protein, producing the protein MQTSRRQFMIVAASLASSAALLSKESQAAEMLSESDPTAQTLGYKENATKVDKAKFPKYQAGEACDNCSLYQGKAGAANGPCPIYAGKLVAAKGWCNAYVKKA; encoded by the coding sequence ATGCAAACTTCCCGCCGTCAGTTCATGATCGTCGCCGCATCGCTCGCTTCGTCAGCCGCGCTGCTCTCCAAGGAATCGCAAGCTGCCGAAATGCTCTCCGAGAGCGATCCGACCGCCCAAACGCTTGGCTATAAAGAGAACGCAACGAAGGTCGACAAAGCCAAGTTCCCGAAATACCAGGCCGGCGAGGCCTGCGACAATTGCTCGCTGTACCAGGGCAAGGCGGGTGCCGCCAACGGCCCCTGCCCGATCTACGCCGGCAAGCTGGTGGCCGCCAAGGGCTGGTGCAACGCCTACGTGAAAAAGGCCTAA